The proteins below are encoded in one region of Verrucomicrobiota bacterium:
- a CDS encoding VOC family protein — MIVERLKYIIWAADTARAVKFYTTVFGAKVIRENPAVTDIEVCNGIIGVHGGGEGKRTWTGMSFQVADVIAGAAEIVAAGGQLLREPQPENGEPPHLAMCADTEGNEIMLSRKRG, encoded by the coding sequence ATGATTGTCGAACGTCTCAAATACATCATCTGGGCTGCGGACACGGCCCGCGCGGTGAAGTTCTATACCACCGTCTTCGGTGCGAAAGTGATTCGAGAGAATCCAGCGGTGACCGATATCGAAGTCTGCAACGGCATCATCGGCGTCCATGGCGGCGGCGAGGGAAAGCGCACGTGGACCGGCATGAGTTTCCAAGTGGCTGATGTGATCGCTGGTGCTGCTGAGATCGTTGCGGCGGGTGGTCAGTTGCTTCGTGAACCACAACCGGAGAATGGGGAACCGCCTCACCTGGCGATGTGTGCGGATACCGAGGGGAATGAGATTATGCTCTCCCGCAAGAGAGGCTAA